In the Gemmatimonadota bacterium genome, one interval contains:
- a CDS encoding acetyl-CoA carboxylase carboxyltransferase subunit beta, producing MAWFRKDKKPRQPRRERLEIPADVWEKCEACGHTDIHDKFARNLNVCPNCDYHRRIRAVEYVTILLDDDKWEETETDLKSIDALGFPDYEGRLKKARTNAGDTDAILTVAGTIGDMPVNLGVMDFAFMGGSMGSVVGEKIARLAQRSLERKHPLIVISASGGARMQEGVLSLMQMAKVSAVLSQLADRRIPYVSILTNPTTGGVSASYAMLGDAILAEPGAVIGFAGPRVIKQTLGQDLPEGFQTAEFLLDHGMLDCVVHRRDLRQTVGRLLRHMSGKPAAAAWATT from the coding sequence ATGGCCTGGTTCCGGAAGGACAAAAAACCGAGACAGCCGCGACGCGAGCGGCTGGAGATCCCGGCGGACGTCTGGGAGAAGTGCGAGGCGTGCGGGCACACGGACATTCACGACAAGTTCGCCCGCAACCTCAACGTCTGCCCCAACTGCGACTACCACCGGCGCATTCGGGCGGTCGAGTACGTCACGATCCTCCTGGATGACGACAAGTGGGAGGAGACGGAGACCGACCTCAAGTCGATCGACGCGCTGGGCTTTCCGGACTACGAAGGGCGTCTCAAGAAGGCGCGGACCAACGCCGGTGACACCGACGCCATTCTCACCGTGGCGGGGACGATCGGCGACATGCCGGTGAACCTGGGCGTCATGGACTTCGCCTTCATGGGCGGGTCGATGGGCTCGGTCGTGGGCGAGAAGATCGCCCGCCTCGCGCAGCGGTCGCTGGAGCGGAAGCATCCGCTCATCGTCATCTCGGCCTCGGGCGGCGCCCGCATGCAGGAGGGGGTCCTCTCCCTGATGCAGATGGCCAAGGTGTCGGCCGTGCTGTCGCAGCTGGCGGACCGCCGCATCCCGTACGTCTCGATCCTGACCAACCCGACCACCGGTGGCGTGAGCGCGAGCTACGCCATGCTTGGCGACGCGATCCTCGCCGAGCCGGGGGCGGTGATCGGCTTCGCGGGGCCGCGCGTCATCAAGCAGACGCTCGGGCAGGACCTCCCGGAGGGGTTCCAGACGGCCGAGTTCCTCCTGGATCACGGCATGCTCGACTGCGTGGTGCATCGCCGGGATCTCCGGCAGACGGTGGGGCGCCTGTTGCGCCACATGAGCGGCAAGCCGGCGGCGGCCGCGTGGGCCACGACCTGA
- the rodA gene encoding rod shape-determining protein RodA — MIKRVFADYPLVIIALLLSAYGIAVVYSAGQTDVVQTSVATAYQRQLGWFVVALVGAWVLSRVSVRLLEWASWPVYLFAIFLLIVTLVFGSGAGTAASMKGWLTIGGVRLGQPAEVAKVTVVLMLAKVLAVRRDAPRSLLELWKPAAVVLVPWVLVMAQPDLGTGMVFVGIFFAMLFWAGVSGPLLLLAASPAISLLLSFSTVYWGAWFLILIAVVLWYKPYVVEGVVLIVTNVAMGVLAPIVWEKLAPHQKSRLLVFLDPSEDPKASGYHVIQSKIAIGSGGWLGKGFTLGTQKRGSFLPAQHTDFIFAVVGEELGFLGVCIALALFLLLFLRVIRVASRANDGFSSLVAFGLLGSWLVHVIENVGMTLNLMPITGIPLPFFSYGGSFMLACWLAIGILVRISSEGRGEADALPIGLRR, encoded by the coding sequence TTGATCAAGCGCGTCTTCGCCGACTACCCGCTGGTGATCATTGCGCTGCTGCTCTCGGCGTACGGCATCGCCGTCGTCTATTCGGCCGGGCAGACCGACGTGGTCCAGACCTCGGTGGCCACCGCCTATCAGCGCCAACTCGGCTGGTTCGTCGTGGCGCTCGTGGGCGCGTGGGTGCTAAGCCGAGTCTCGGTGCGCCTTCTGGAATGGGCCAGCTGGCCGGTATACCTGTTCGCCATCTTCCTGTTGATCGTGACACTCGTCTTCGGCTCCGGCGCCGGGACGGCGGCGAGCATGAAGGGGTGGCTGACGATCGGCGGGGTGCGCCTGGGGCAACCGGCGGAAGTGGCGAAGGTGACCGTGGTCCTGATGCTGGCCAAGGTGCTCGCCGTGCGTCGCGACGCTCCGCGCTCGCTGCTCGAGCTATGGAAGCCCGCGGCCGTCGTACTCGTCCCCTGGGTCCTGGTGATGGCGCAGCCCGACCTGGGGACCGGGATGGTCTTCGTCGGGATCTTCTTCGCCATGCTCTTCTGGGCCGGCGTGTCGGGGCCGTTGCTGCTGCTGGCGGCCTCGCCGGCGATCTCGCTGCTGCTCTCGTTCAGCACCGTGTACTGGGGGGCCTGGTTCCTGATCCTCATCGCCGTCGTGCTGTGGTACAAGCCGTACGTCGTCGAAGGGGTCGTGCTGATCGTGACGAACGTGGCGATGGGGGTGCTGGCCCCGATCGTGTGGGAGAAGCTCGCCCCGCACCAGAAGTCGCGCCTGCTCGTCTTCCTCGACCCGTCGGAAGACCCCAAGGCGTCTGGCTATCACGTCATCCAGTCGAAGATCGCCATCGGCTCGGGGGGATGGCTCGGCAAGGGGTTCACGCTCGGAACGCAGAAGCGTGGCTCATTCCTCCCCGCGCAGCATACCGACTTCATCTTCGCGGTCGTGGGCGAGGAATTGGGCTTCCTCGGGGTGTGCATCGCGCTCGCGCTCTTCCTGCTGCTCTTCCTGCGGGTGATTCGCGTGGCGTCGCGCGCCAACGACGGCTTCAGCTCGCTGGTGGCGTTCGGCTTGTTAGGCAGCTGGTTGGTGCACGTGATCGAAAACGTCGGGATGACGCTCAACCTCATGCCCATCACCGGCATTCCGCTGCCGTTCTTTTCCTACGGCGGGTCGTTCATGCTCGCGTGCTGGCTGGCGATCGGGATCCTGGTGCGCATCTCCTCCGAGGGGCGCGGCGAGGCCGACGCCCTCCCGATCGGGCTGCGACGCTAG
- a CDS encoding bifunctional folylpolyglutamate synthase/dihydrofolate synthase, producing MGHDLSGHRSRYQDALQYLFARTTGKSKFGLERTRALLAALGNPQDGLKTLHVAGTNGKGSVCATLDALLRARGLRTAKYTSPHLVDFTERFVIDGAAVDARYVVEFIERWTPEVERLGATFFEATTAMAFHYFAESGVDVAVVETGLGGRLDSTNVVRPLVAGVTSIGIDHVEYLGDTREAIAAEKAGIFKAGVPAASGEPDPAIDALLATLARDRGASRMASVWRDAPPRDIEVGATGTTFVLDVDGRRRSFHTPLAGAHQASNAALALLMVREAGAPYWDGWDGAAAALERVRLPGRFHLAAPYIFDVAHNPAGAAVLARTVQHVAPAAPVTALLCVLEDKDWRGVMTALAPVVSHFVLTDAPTAPRSRSWHLADARAFAMAHGWSATAEHDFEVALAEARARGATVLVTGSFHTVGDAMARLQVDPLAG from the coding sequence GTGGGCCACGACCTGAGCGGGCACCGGTCCCGGTACCAGGACGCCCTCCAGTACCTGTTCGCGCGCACCACCGGCAAGAGCAAGTTTGGTCTGGAGCGGACGCGGGCGCTGCTGGCCGCGCTCGGGAATCCGCAGGACGGGCTCAAGACGTTGCACGTGGCGGGGACCAACGGCAAGGGAAGCGTCTGCGCCACGCTCGACGCGCTGCTGCGCGCGCGCGGCCTGCGCACGGCGAAGTACACCTCACCGCACCTCGTCGACTTCACCGAGCGCTTCGTCATCGACGGGGCGGCGGTCGACGCGCGCTACGTCGTCGAGTTCATCGAGCGGTGGACGCCAGAGGTCGAGCGGCTGGGGGCCACCTTTTTCGAGGCGACGACGGCGATGGCGTTTCACTACTTCGCCGAGTCGGGGGTCGATGTCGCCGTGGTCGAGACGGGGCTGGGGGGACGCCTCGACTCGACCAACGTCGTTAGGCCGCTGGTGGCGGGGGTCACCTCGATCGGGATCGACCACGTCGAGTATCTCGGCGACACGCGAGAAGCGATTGCCGCCGAGAAGGCGGGGATCTTCAAGGCGGGGGTCCCGGCGGCGTCGGGTGAACCCGATCCGGCGATCGATGCGCTTCTGGCCACGCTCGCCCGCGATCGCGGCGCCTCGCGCATGGCGAGCGTCTGGCGCGACGCCCCGCCGCGGGACATCGAGGTCGGGGCGACGGGGACGACGTTCGTGCTGGACGTCGACGGAAGGCGCCGCAGCTTCCACACCCCGCTGGCGGGGGCGCACCAGGCGTCCAACGCGGCGCTCGCCCTCCTGATGGTGCGCGAGGCAGGGGCGCCGTACTGGGACGGATGGGACGGGGCAGCAGCGGCGCTCGAGCGCGTGCGCCTTCCGGGGCGCTTTCATCTGGCGGCGCCCTACATTTTCGACGTGGCGCACAACCCGGCAGGGGCCGCGGTGCTCGCGCGGACGGTGCAGCATGTGGCGCCCGCGGCGCCGGTGACGGCGCTCCTGTGCGTGCTCGAGGACAAGGATTGGCGCGGGGTGATGACGGCGTTGGCACCGGTGGTTTCGCACTTCGTCCTCACCGATGCCCCTACGGCGCCTCGCAGCCGATCGTGGCACCTTGCCGACGCGCGCGCCTTCGCGATGGCGCACGGGTGGTCGGCGACGGCCGAGCACGACTTCGAAGTGGCACTCGCCGAGGCGCGCGCGCGCGGCGCGACCGTGCTGGTGACGGGGTCGTTTCACACGGTGGGAGATGCAATGGCTCGCTTGCAGGTCGATCCGCTCGCCGGGTAG
- the mrdA gene encoding penicillin-binding protein 2, whose amino-acid sequence MSLHPNDIQRRGRFAGALVTLSLVLLASGFFRAQVLESARYQLSSEKNRLREVPIPAARGTIYDRHGDIIAENVPGYAVSILAAGADSLRATLQRLSAIIELAPGDIESAVRRLRRDPNRPTVVLADASFDQVSVLEEHRTEFPSLIIEATPKRRYPDGPAVSAFVGYTAEISESELNSTEYTSYKSGQQIGRSGLEQQYEKELRGTEGSRYVEVDARGRVVRDAGSRPDREATAAPALQTNIDLDLQRFVASYLADSLVGGVVAIEPQSGAVLAIHSSPAYDPNRFIGGIPAPYYRELLNNPGRPLLNKAIQGRYPPASTFKLATAAMALEEGLVDFDSRMPVPCTGGYTYGSRYFRCWDKKGHGSVTLSQAIAKSCDSFFYQLGLRMTLSKMLAGGVQLKFREKSGIDLPNETTPQWPYAVEYFNKRYGPKGWTNAVTLNLSIGQGENTQTILNMARFYTALATDGSAARPEVVRRSPDRTKILNLTPAQLAGLRDAMADVVSGRGTAGSAAIQGVVLAGKTGTAQNETGKDHAWFVGFAPKDDPKIVVAVMLWQGEHGYAAARIASKVVEHYLKRPAIQPVDVEGDD is encoded by the coding sequence ATGAGCCTACATCCGAACGACATCCAGCGCCGCGGCCGCTTCGCGGGGGCACTGGTCACGCTGTCGCTCGTGCTGTTGGCCAGCGGCTTCTTCCGGGCGCAGGTGCTCGAGAGCGCGCGCTACCAGTTGTCGTCGGAGAAGAACCGGTTGCGCGAGGTGCCGATCCCGGCGGCGCGCGGGACCATCTACGATCGCCACGGCGACATCATCGCCGAGAACGTGCCGGGCTACGCGGTGTCGATCCTGGCGGCGGGAGCCGATTCGTTGCGGGCGACGTTGCAGCGACTGTCGGCGATCATCGAGCTTGCACCTGGCGACATCGAGTCCGCGGTGCGTCGCTTGCGGCGCGACCCCAATCGCCCGACGGTGGTGCTGGCGGATGCCTCGTTCGACCAGGTGTCGGTGCTCGAGGAGCATCGCACCGAGTTTCCGAGCCTCATCATCGAGGCCACGCCCAAGCGGCGCTATCCTGACGGTCCCGCGGTCTCGGCCTTCGTGGGCTACACGGCCGAGATCAGCGAGTCGGAGCTCAACTCGACCGAGTACACGTCGTACAAGTCCGGACAGCAGATCGGGCGCTCCGGCCTGGAACAGCAGTATGAGAAAGAGCTGCGCGGGACCGAGGGGTCGCGCTACGTCGAGGTCGACGCGCGCGGGCGCGTGGTGCGCGATGCCGGGTCACGCCCGGACCGCGAGGCGACGGCGGCGCCCGCGCTCCAGACCAACATCGACCTGGACCTGCAGCGCTTCGTCGCGTCGTACCTGGCGGATTCGCTGGTCGGAGGGGTGGTGGCGATCGAGCCGCAATCGGGGGCCGTGCTCGCGATCCATAGCTCGCCCGCGTACGATCCCAATCGCTTCATCGGCGGGATTCCCGCGCCGTATTACCGGGAGCTCCTGAACAATCCGGGGCGTCCGTTGCTCAACAAGGCGATTCAGGGACGCTATCCGCCGGCGTCGACCTTCAAGCTGGCGACGGCGGCGATGGCGCTCGAGGAAGGGCTGGTCGACTTCGACTCGCGCATGCCTGTCCCGTGCACGGGGGGCTATACCTACGGGAGCCGCTATTTCCGCTGCTGGGACAAGAAGGGGCATGGCTCGGTGACGCTGTCGCAGGCGATCGCCAAGTCGTGCGATTCGTTCTTCTACCAGCTCGGGCTGCGCATGACGCTGTCCAAGATGCTGGCGGGCGGCGTGCAGCTGAAGTTCCGCGAGAAGAGCGGCATCGACCTCCCCAACGAGACGACGCCGCAGTGGCCGTATGCCGTGGAGTACTTCAACAAGCGGTATGGTCCCAAGGGGTGGACCAACGCGGTGACGCTGAACCTGTCCATCGGCCAGGGCGAGAATACACAAACCATCCTGAACATGGCGCGCTTCTACACGGCGCTGGCGACGGATGGGTCGGCGGCGCGTCCCGAAGTGGTGCGGCGCTCGCCAGACCGCACGAAGATCCTCAACCTCACGCCGGCGCAGCTCGCGGGGTTACGCGACGCCATGGCGGACGTGGTCTCGGGACGCGGGACGGCGGGGAGTGCGGCGATTCAGGGGGTCGTGCTGGCGGGGAAGACCGGGACGGCGCAGAACGAGACGGGGAAGGACCATGCCTGGTTCGTCGGCTTCGCCCCCAAGGATGATCCCAAGATCGTGGTGGCGGTGATGCTCTGGCAGGGCGAGCACGGCTACGCGGCGGCGCGCATCGCCTCCAAGGTCGTCGAGCACTACCTCAAGCGCCCGGCCATCCAGCCGGTGGATGTCGAGGGGGACGATTGA